ACCCTGGTGAGTCACCTGCGCGAGCGCACCGACGTGCAGAACATCGACCTCATGGATCTGGCCGGCTTCTGCCGCAACTGCCTCTCCAAGTGGTACAAGGCCGCCGCCGAGGAGCGTGGCATCGCCATGGACTACGACGAGGCCAAGGAGATCGTCTACGGCATGCCCTACAGCGAGTGGAAGGAGAAGTACCAGAAGTAGCCGCACCTGCGGGGCGCACCGCGAGCCAGGCGGTGGAATGCGGTCAGATCTGCAATGATATAAAATAACGCGCTCACACAGCAGCCTGCTCGAGCCTCATGCCACGCCTTGTTCTCGCCGCCACCGCCGGCCTGTTCCTGCTCTCGGGATTCGCTGCCCTGGTCTACCAGGTGCTGTGGGTCCGGGAACTGGGGCTGCTGTTCGGCAACACCGCCCAGGCGGCGGCGCTGGCCATCGCCATCTTCTTTGCCGGCCTGGCGGCGGGCGGCTGGTTCTGGGGTCGGCTGGCG
The Aquisalimonas asiatica genome window above contains:
- a CDS encoding DUF1244 domain-containing protein yields the protein MDEQTRTELEAAAFRTLVSHLRERTDVQNIDLMDLAGFCRNCLSKWYKAAAEERGIAMDYDEAKEIVYGMPYSEWKEKYQK